DNA from Triticum aestivum cultivar Chinese Spring chromosome 7D, IWGSC CS RefSeq v2.1, whole genome shotgun sequence:
tgcaccggcgcccttggattcacctccatccagaagtgcacgacaacgatgaggatgcttgcatacggagctcccggtgattcacttgacgactatgggcgcatggccgagtcaaccagcatagagtgtttctacaagttctgtcgggcagtggtggcagtgtttggaccgcaatacttgagaacacccaatgcggaagacactgctcggatcctagcacagaatgcagcaagaggatttcgtgggatgcttggaagcatcgattgcatgcattgaaaatggaagaattgcccatttgcttggcagggatgtacaaaagttgcattggaaatggaagaattcaaagccgagccacggcgaaccacgccgaatatgggcctattctcgcccatatgggccctttattcaCCGAAAGTGGGCCGAAAAGTGGGCCAATTTTGGCGCCTGGGGCGACGCCGCCCCCAGCGCGGAtttagcgccggctcgcccccagggggcgatttttatgcgtcctggggggccaacggctggagatgctcttaccaaCCAAAAGCCCAAACGTAGGCAGGGGCCGGCGGCTCGGCCAGGCTAGTCGACGCAGGAGCCGCAGAGGCCGTAGCCGCCGCTGCAGTTGGGCCCGGTGCCGTCGCAGAGGCGGTCAGCGCCGATGAAGACCTTGGTGTCCCGGCTGCCCCGAcggcccttcctcctcctcccgccgccgcaggTGAAGATGGTCCACGACATGACGGACAACCACAGTATGATGGCGCAGTAGAGCGCCTCCCCGCCGTCCCTCGCGCCCACGAACTCCACCGGCGCCAAAGCCATTCGATCCCGTGCTTGTTTGTGCAGGCTGAGTGTGGAATGTGCGTCTCACAGTGGTGGCGCCGGCTTTATAGCCCCGTGCCGGGGGGCGGTGAGGTAGAACTAGCAGCGTGACGTGACGTTCAGCCGCCACGGACGGAAACGCTCCGTGGAACCGGTCCAGTTTTTCGTGCTGGACCAATCttctttgatttgatttgatttgaaagGGAGTGCGGGACTAATCAGTGCTACTCCACTAGAGTTTTACAGTATCGAGCGTGCGATTGCTGGCCAAGTCAAGCCCCGTGACTCTCCCTCGACACGCCCGGAAGCGTTTTCCTAGGGTGGCGACAAGGCGATCGGGCGATTTTCCAATCCCTCGAGTCGCGGCTCCATCTTCTACTCCGCTGCCCTCTCTCCCGGGTGTGCTCACTTGGGGTGATCAAGGTGAGACCTGgtgtccctagctccctcgagATTCCGAACAACCACTATCGTCGAGCCGTCAACGCGCCACTGTCGCTGCTTCCCTATCGAAGCCAGCTTAACCTTGTCGACGATAGCCGGAAATTCTTCATGCACGTGCTCCTAAGGACCTGATGTGCCCTCTCTTCCTGGTGTGCTCGCTTGGGGTGATCAAGGAAGGACCTGATGTCCCTAATGAACCAGATCTATCATCAAAGATCATCGAAACAAAACACCTTAAAGGTAATAGAAATTACATCGAGGTTCCGAGACCACCGAACGACCACTACCGCCGTGAGAACGAGCCGCCGATGCGCCACTGTCGCAGCTCCCCTATCGAAGCTGGCATCATCTTGTCGATGACAACTACAAAGTCTACGTGCACATGCCGCTAAAGACCAACGCCCTAGAGATGTAGTCGTCCTCGTTAAACACTTGAATAGATCTGAAGCATTTGAACCAAATCTCACCACAGGACGAGAAATGCTAACCTCACCGCCGCAAGGCGACGGTAGGAATCTACGCTGAAGCTTCGTCGATTACGTCCAGATGTATGAACCCGAGAAGGTTCGGAACACAAAAGACAAAGTAGAAGAAGAAGCGCTGCCATCCGTCTGAGCGCTGCACCCGCGAGAACTTAAAAAaaactaacctaaactactaaccggagtGGAGGCCGGGATACCCCTCCCCGCCACAGGCCGCCAGAACGGCAGGCAGAGGGGAGGTGAATCCATGGGTTCCCCCGCGAAACCTGGAGGGGAGAGCTTGCCCTAGCCGCAAGGGATATTGGAGGAAAGGTACTTCTCACCAGTGCAATGCATGTATGGTGCTAGCTAGTTTCCTCCTGCCCACCCTTGACCGAAGGCGATTTTCAGACGGGATCAGAG
Protein-coding regions in this window:
- the LOC123164517 gene encoding uncharacterized protein, with protein sequence MALAPVEFVGARDGGEALYCAIILWLSVMSWTIFTCGGGRRRKGRRGSRDTKVFIGADRLCDGTGPNCSGGYGLCGSCVD